In Pectobacterium aroidearum, the following are encoded in one genomic region:
- a CDS encoding YecH family metal-binding protein, with product MSSIHGHEVLQMMIASGESFTTEQLISTIEARFGNEARFHTCSAENMTASMLVQFLSERGKFIPQDAGFTTSANKICQH from the coding sequence ATGTCATCTATTCACGGTCATGAAGTGTTGCAAATGATGATCGCATCCGGTGAGTCATTTACCACCGAACAGCTGATTAGCACGATAGAAGCCCGCTTCGGCAACGAGGCGCGTTTTCATACCTGTTCTGCCGAAAATATGACGGCCTCGATGCTGGTACAGTTTTTGTCTGAACGCGGAAAATTTATCCCGCAGGATGCGGGCTTTACCACCAGCGCCAATAAAATCTGTCAGCACTAG
- the rsuA gene encoding 16S rRNA pseudouridine(516) synthase RsuA — MRLDKFLSQQLEISRSLVARELHAQRVTVDGEVVKSGAFKLSPEHNVEFDGNPLKQQNGPRYFMLNKPQGYVCSTDDPDHPTILYFMDVPVAYKLHAAGRLDIDTTGLVLLTDDGKWSHRITSPKHQCEKTYLVTLEQPLAEDTAAQFTAGVQLHNEKNLTKPATLEKITDHVVRLTISEGRYHQVKRMFAAVGNRVVELHRERIGDIWLDSELEPGEFRELSDEEIASVK; from the coding sequence ATGCGATTGGACAAATTTTTATCCCAGCAGTTGGAAATTAGTCGTTCACTGGTGGCGCGTGAGCTCCACGCGCAGCGCGTTACCGTAGATGGTGAAGTGGTAAAAAGCGGTGCGTTCAAGTTATCCCCTGAACATAACGTTGAATTTGATGGTAACCCGCTGAAACAGCAGAACGGGCCGCGTTATTTCATGTTGAATAAGCCTCAGGGCTACGTCTGTTCAACGGACGATCCCGATCATCCGACTATTCTTTATTTTATGGATGTGCCGGTGGCGTACAAACTGCATGCGGCAGGCCGACTGGATATCGATACCACGGGATTGGTGCTGTTAACTGATGATGGGAAATGGTCGCATCGTATTACCTCGCCTAAGCATCAGTGTGAAAAGACCTATCTGGTAACGCTGGAGCAGCCGCTGGCTGAGGATACCGCCGCACAATTTACGGCAGGCGTGCAGTTGCATAACGAGAAGAATCTCACCAAACCCGCTACGCTTGAGAAGATAACGGATCATGTTGTTCGACTGACGATTAGCGAAGGTCGCTATCATCAGGTGAAAAGGATGTTTGCGGCGGTGGGGAATCGGGTCGTGGAACTACACCGCGAGCGTATTGGTGACATCTGGCTGGATAGCGAACTGGAACCGGGAGAATTCCGGGAATTAAGTGATGAAGAGATCGCCAGCGTAAAATAA
- a CDS encoding Bcr/CflA family multidrug efflux MFS transporter, translating into MQLRRSSHLGLIFILGLISMLMPLAIDMYLPALPTIANEFGVEDGHVQMTLSTYVLGFAIGQMFYGPMADSLGRKPVILGGTLVFAFAGVACALAQTVEQLIYMRFLHGVSAAAAAVVINALMRDMFSRDDFSRMMSFVVLVMTVAPLIAPIAGGWLLLWFSWHSIFWTISGAAFLAAALIFFFIKETLPPAKRQKFHLRTTIGNFAILFRHKRVFSYMVASGLSFCGMFSFLSAGPFVYINLYGVSPQNFGYYFALNVVFLFVVTLFNSRNVRRLGALAMFRAGLVIQFAMGIWLVIVCLFDLGFLPLVFGVALFVGCIAMVASNAMAVILDDFPHMAGTASSLAGTLRFGLGAIVGVLLSLASFNSAWPMVLSMALCSIGAFLLYLYANRSAAS; encoded by the coding sequence GTGCAATTACGCCGTTCTTCTCATCTCGGGCTGATCTTTATTCTTGGCCTGATTTCGATGCTAATGCCGTTAGCCATCGATATGTATTTACCTGCGTTACCGACTATTGCCAACGAGTTTGGCGTGGAGGATGGGCACGTCCAAATGACGCTCAGTACCTATGTACTGGGGTTTGCTATAGGCCAGATGTTCTACGGGCCGATGGCGGATAGTCTGGGGCGTAAACCTGTCATTCTCGGTGGTACGCTGGTTTTTGCGTTCGCAGGCGTGGCCTGTGCGCTGGCGCAAACGGTAGAGCAACTTATCTACATGCGCTTCCTGCACGGAGTTTCTGCAGCAGCAGCGGCGGTGGTGATTAATGCACTGATGCGCGATATGTTCTCGCGGGATGATTTTTCTCGCATGATGTCGTTTGTCGTGTTGGTGATGACGGTCGCACCGCTCATTGCGCCGATTGCTGGTGGCTGGCTGTTGCTGTGGTTCAGCTGGCATTCTATTTTCTGGACGATCTCTGGTGCGGCGTTTCTGGCCGCAGCGCTGATTTTCTTTTTCATCAAAGAAACCTTACCGCCTGCGAAGCGGCAGAAATTTCATCTGCGCACCACCATCGGGAATTTTGCCATCCTATTCCGCCACAAGCGGGTGTTCAGCTATATGGTGGCGAGCGGGCTGTCGTTTTGCGGCATGTTTTCCTTCCTGAGCGCCGGACCATTTGTGTATATCAACCTGTATGGTGTGTCACCTCAGAATTTTGGCTATTACTTTGCCCTGAACGTCGTCTTTCTGTTTGTGGTGACATTGTTTAACAGCCGCAATGTGCGACGGTTGGGGGCGCTGGCGATGTTCCGTGCGGGGCTGGTGATCCAGTTTGCGATGGGAATATGGCTGGTGATCGTCTGCCTGTTCGATCTCGGCTTCTTACCGCTGGTGTTTGGCGTAGCGCTGTTTGTCGGCTGTATTGCGATGGTTGCGTCGAATGCGATGGCGGTCATCCTTGATGATTTCCCCCATATGGCAGGTACGGCCTCGTCGCTAGCAGGAACGCTGCGCTTCGGTCTTGGTGCGATTGTAGGCGTTCTCCTCTCGCTGGCCTCATTCAACAGCGCTTGGCCGATGGTGTTATCGATGGCACTCTGTTCGATTGGTGCCTTTCTGCTGTATCTGTACGCGAACCGCTCGGCAGCGTCCTGA